The Coregonus clupeaformis isolate EN_2021a chromosome 13, ASM2061545v1, whole genome shotgun sequence genome includes a region encoding these proteins:
- the LOC121579509 gene encoding signal-induced proliferation-associated protein 1 isoform X1, whose amino-acid sequence MQSDDLFLRKFCRQRPRPPLATVNFDSKRDGGVRARVLAGEWPPRRDGEGADGESLITPNRVGLNLRSVGRGHIMQRSNSDVTLGDLDSSGKAGGKATRAVGEKAGAGAQGDSGVMLHREYGSLSSLEKQTGLSGTQELSAEDQGALSPNALRFKDPFLLLGLHATPPEPDGFFRALSAPTGDTPKPAKPPKPEGLSKKAKPSPPQIPQPGPHDNLEGGAWVRNFAHYDVQSILFDLTKVASNRDSISRKKNITSGASAASTMRPLNQATPSSPSQGGGGGGGAVEDPEQCLLDEGDGNDNELLLSCPHFRNEMGGEERAGLGRTQGRGGLWLSLRNPNDAVSVLEEPRESHVQQQGKSNYFIEHADLGAHYYRKYFYMKDHQNFFGMDDRLGPVAISFRREEKEGSSGAQYNYRIIFRTTELKTLRGSILEESVPSAARHTTPRGLSPKRLLEFIIPDLNLHCLRLASTSPKVRDTLLKLDEQGLNFQRKVGVMYCRAGQSSEEDMYNNESSGPAFEEFLDLLGERVKLKGWEKYRAQLDTKTDSTGIQSLYTRYQDFEVMFHVSTMLPYTANNTQQLLRKRHIGNDIVTIVFQEPGALPFTPKAIRSHFQHVFIIVQVEQSCSDHTYYRVAVTRSKDIPLFGPLFPKGARFPRSPAFRDFLLAKAVNAENAAEKAEKFRSMAMRTRQEYLKDLAENYVTTTPIDSSTKFPLLSLGGKRKDKLKGAKGAELHSAGALVWAVMATSGNEEETGGQKLPCLLGVSAESVVLIERYTRRVVFNCCCRDVIGWKAVTDSRTIGWPFLDIFYERGEAVLISVMDSQAEEIREMVQRLELVTRGCEAREVTPLRDGVGQPGFLMSEEGFVTDLQRFGYAESGGLQLGARVVRLCGHALVHLGPEERARLLRTAHKIHITVIPPDENGKPRRSFSELYQKAIQDAERKPGEGQSGEAWVLDEREEEEEMEEEEREQGEGKEAETMEGPAEGGEAEETGQAEEDQGDQRDQGDQDSLFSTPSLPLLRATSLHDHPPNQTMEEITPSQITRSYSLEYSRDICDGHVYDNVGVKVERHIYENLGELSDAMPDLILAVKPKVPLNEEQFVGAELGEQRALASDPSLSSTRLSCLDRAERNSRALSLHNSITKILSETTDSSEEEWQSIADLATACRSILEALSREDRKAGDGTQGADGKLKDMKDSDSPGHLEEKVSQLEAMLKRLQDDLQKEKEDKAVLQAEVQSLRQNNQRLQEESQSTVARLIKVTELLCNVNKPC is encoded by the exons ATGCAGTCTGATGACCTCTTCCTCCGCAAGTTCTGCCGGCAGAGGCCACGACCTCCTCTGGCAACGGTCAACTTTGACTCTAAGCGGGACGGTGGGGTACGGGCGCGGGTGCTGGCAGGGGAGTGGCCCCCGAGGAGGGACGGGGAGGGGGCAGATGGGGAGAGCCTTATTACCCCGAACCGTGTGGGTCTGAACCTGAGGTCAGTGGGCCGAGGACACATCATGCAGAGAAGCAACAGTGACGTGACTCTGGGTGACCTGGACTCTTCTGGTAAGGCGGGAGGGAAGGCCACACGGGCGGTGGGGGAGAAGGCAGGTGCCGGGGCCCAGGGGGACTCAGGGGTGATGCTGCACAGGGAATATGGCAGCCTCTCCTCACTGGAAAAACAGACAGGTCTGTCAGGAACCCAGGAGCTCAGTGCAGAGGACCAGGGAGCTCTGAGCCCCAACGCCCTCCGCTTCAAAGACCCCTTCCTGCTGCTGGGCCTGCATGCAACCCCCCCAGAACCAGACGGCTTCTTCAGGGCTCTGTCCGCCCCCACAGGAGACACCCCAAAACCAGCCAAGCCCCCCAAGCCTGAGGGGCTGAGCAAGAAGGCCAAGCCTTCACCCCCACAGATCCCCCAACCAGGTCCTCATGACAACCTGGAGGGCGGAGCCTGGGTCAGGAACTTTGCCCACTATGATGTCCAGAGCATTCTGTTTGACCTCACGAAAGTAGCCAGCAACCGAGACAGCATCAGCCGCAAAAAGAACATCACCTCAGGGGCGTCGGCCGCCTCAACGATGCGCCCCCTCAACCAGGCCACGCCCTCCTCGCCCTCGCAGGGTGGGGGCGGTGGTGGGGGGGCTGTGGAGGACCCGGAGCAGTGTCTGCTGGACGAGGGAGACGGCAACGACAACGAACTGCTGCTCAGCTGCCCACACTTCCGTAACGAGATGGGGGGTGAGGAGCGGGCGGGCCTGGGGCGTACGCAGGGCAGAGGGGGCCTGTGGCTGAGCCTGAGGAACCCCAACGATGCAGTGTCAGTACTGGAGGAACCCAGAGAGAGCCACGTCCAGCAGCAGGGCAAGAGCAACTACTTCATAGAACATGCAGACCTGGGAGCCCACTACTACCGCAAATACTTCTACATGAAAG ATCATCAGAACTTCTTTGGTATGGACGACCGCCTGGGTCCAGTGGCCATCAGCTTCcgtagagaggagaaggagggatcCAGTGGAGCTCAGTATAACTACAGAATCATCTTCAGAACCACTGAG CTGAAGACTCTGCGAGGCTCCATCCTGGAGGAGTCCGTGCCCTCAGCGGCCCGCCACACCACCCCGCGCGGCCTGTCTCCCAAGAGGCTCCTGGAGTTCAtcatccctgacctcaacctccaCTGCCTGCGCCTGGCCTCCACCTCGCCCAAGGTCCGAGACACCCTGCTCAAGCTGGACGAACAGGGG cTGAACTTCCAGAGGAAGGTGGGAGTGATGTACTGCCGTGCAGGCCAGAGCTCTGAGGAGGACATGTACAATAACGAGAGCTCTGGGCCGGCTTTCGAAGAGTTCCTGGACCTCCTGGGGGAGCGAGTGAAGCTGAAGGGCTGGGAGAAGTACCGCGCTCAGCTGGACACCAAGA cggACTCCACGGGGATCCAGTCCCTCTACACGCGCTACCAGGACTTTGAGGTCATGTTCCATGTGTCCACCATGCTGCCGTACACAGCCAACAACACACAACAG TTGCTGAGGAAGAGGCACATAGGGAATGACATAGTGACCATAGTGTTCCAGGAGCCAGGGGCTCTGCCCTTCACTCCTAAGGCCATCCGCTCCCATTTCCAACATGTCTTCATCATCGTCCAGGTGGAACAGTCCTGCTCTGACCACACCTACTACAG ggtGGCGGTGACACGCTCCAAAGACATCCCGTTATTCGGGCCTCTGTTCCCTAAGGGTGCTCGATTCCCCCGTTCCCCTGCCTTCAGAGACTTCCTGCTGGCCAAGGCGGTGAACGCTGAGAACGCTGCCGAGAAGGCGGAGAAGTTCCGCTCCATGGCCATGCGTACACGACAGGAGTACCTGAAGGACCTGGCAGAGAACTACGTGACCACCACGCCCATCGACTCCTCCACCAAGTTCCCCCTGCTGTCACTGGGTGGCAAGCGCAAAGACAAACTGAAGGGGGCCAAGGGGGCAGAGCTTCACAGTGCTGGGGCGCTAGTCTGGGCTGTGATGGCCACCAGTGGGaatgaggaggagacaggaggacaaAAGCTGCCCTGTCTATTGGGGGTTTCAGCTGAATCAGTGGTGCTGATCGAGAGATACACACGGAGGGTGGTGTTCAACTGCTGCTGCCGCGACGTGATTGGCTGGAAAGCGGTGACAGACAGCAGGACCATCGGCTGGCCTTTCCTGGATATCTTCTATGAGAGGGGGGAGGCAGTGTTAATCAGTGTGATGGACAGCCAGGCAGAGGAGATACGGGAGATGGTGCAGAGACTGGAG CTGGTGACGCGGGGCTGCGAGGCGCGGGAGGTGACCCCGCTGCGTGACGGGGTGGGCCAGCCAGGCTTCCTGATGAGCGAGGAAGGCTTTGTGACGGACCTGCAGCGATTTGGCTATGCGGAGAGTGGGGGTCTGCAGCTGGGGGCGCGGGTGGTGCGGCTGTGTGGTCACGCCCTGGTGCACCTGGGGCCGGAGGAGAGAGCCAGACTGCTCCGCACCGCCCACAAGATCCACATCACCGTCATCCCTCCAGATGAGAACGGCAAGCCCCGCAG GAGTTTCTCAGAGTTGTACCAGAAAGCCATCCAGGATGCAGAACGTAAGCCTGGGGAGGGCCAGTCTGGAGAGGCCTGGGTACTGgacgagagggaggaggaagaagagatggaggaagaggaacGTGAACAGGGAGAGGGAAAAGAGGCAGAGACGATGGAGGGACCAGCTGaaggaggagaggctgaggagaCGGGACAGGCTGAGGAGGACCAGGGGGACCAGAGGGACCAGGGGGACCAGGACTCCCTATTCTCCACACCCAGCCTGCCTCTTTTACGGGCCACCTCCCTGCATGACCACCCCCCCAACCAGACCATGGAGGAGATCACCCCCTCCCAGATAACACGCAGCTACTCCCTAGAGTACTCCCGGGACATATGTGACGG GCATGTGTATGACAACGTGGGTGTGAAGGTGGAACGTCACATCTATGAGAACCTAGGGGAGCTGAGCGACGCCATGCCTGACCTCATTCTGGCTGTCAAACCCAAGGTGCCCCTGAACGAGGAACAg tttgtaGGGGCTGAGTTGGGTGAGCAGAGGGCATTAGCGAGTGACCCCTCCCTGTCCTCCACCCGGTTGTCGTGtctggacagagcagagagaAACTCCCGAGCTCTGAGCCTACACAACTCCATCACCAAGA
- the LOC121579509 gene encoding signal-induced proliferation-associated protein 1 isoform X2, which translates to MQSDDLFLRKFCRQRPRPPLATVNFDSKRDGGVRARVLAGEWPPRRDGEGADGESLITPNRVGLNLRSVGRGHIMQRSNSDVTLGDLDSSGKAGGKATRAVGEKAGAGAQGDSGVMLHREYGSLSSLEKQTGLSGTQELSAEDQGALSPNALRFKDPFLLLGLHATPPEPDGFFRALSAPTGDTPKPAKPPKPEGLSKKAKPSPPQIPQPGPHDNLEGGAWVRNFAHYDVQSILFDLTKVASNRDSISRKKNITSGASAASTMRPLNQATPSSPSQGGGGGGGAVEDPEQCLLDEGDGNDNELLLSCPHFRNEMGGEERAGLGRTQGRGGLWLSLRNPNDAVSVLEEPRESHVQQQGKSNYFIEHADLGAHYYRKYFYMKDHQNFFGMDDRLGPVAISFRREEKEGSSGAQYNYRIIFRTTELKTLRGSILEESVPSAARHTTPRGLSPKRLLEFIIPDLNLHCLRLASTSPKVRDTLLKLDEQGLNFQRKVGVMYCRAGQSSEEDMYNNESSGPAFEEFLDLLGERVKLKGWEKYRAQLDTKTDSTGIQSLYTRYQDFEVMFHVSTMLPYTANNTQQLLRKRHIGNDIVTIVFQEPGALPFTPKAIRSHFQHVFIIVQVEQSCSDHTYYRVAVTRSKDIPLFGPLFPKGARFPRSPAFRDFLLAKAVNAENAAEKAEKFRSMAMRTRQEYLKDLAENYVTTTPIDSSTKFPLLSLGGKRKDKLKGAKGAELHSAGALVWAVMATSGNEEETGGQKLPCLLGVSAESVVLIERYTRRVVFNCCCRDVIGWKAVTDSRTIGWPFLDIFYERGEAVLISVMDSQAEEIREMVQRLELVTRGCEAREVTPLRDGVGQPGFLMSEEGFVTDLQRFGYAESGGLQLGARVVRLCGHALVHLGPEERARLLRTAHKIHITVIPPDENGKPRRSFSELYQKAIQDAERKPGEGQSGEAWVLDEREEEEEMEEEEREQGEGKEAETMEGPAEGGEAEETGQAEEDQGDQRDQGDQDSLFSTPSLPLLRATSLHDHPPNQTMEEITPSQITRSYSLEYSRDICDGHVYDNVGVKVERHIYENLGELSDAMPDLILAVKPKVPLNEEQFVGAELGEQRALASDPSLSSTRLSCLDRAERNSRALSLHNSITKILSETTDSSEEEWQSIADLATACRSILEALSREDRKAGDGTQGADGKLKDMKDSDSPGHLEEKVSQLEAMLKRLQDDLQKVHC; encoded by the exons ATGCAGTCTGATGACCTCTTCCTCCGCAAGTTCTGCCGGCAGAGGCCACGACCTCCTCTGGCAACGGTCAACTTTGACTCTAAGCGGGACGGTGGGGTACGGGCGCGGGTGCTGGCAGGGGAGTGGCCCCCGAGGAGGGACGGGGAGGGGGCAGATGGGGAGAGCCTTATTACCCCGAACCGTGTGGGTCTGAACCTGAGGTCAGTGGGCCGAGGACACATCATGCAGAGAAGCAACAGTGACGTGACTCTGGGTGACCTGGACTCTTCTGGTAAGGCGGGAGGGAAGGCCACACGGGCGGTGGGGGAGAAGGCAGGTGCCGGGGCCCAGGGGGACTCAGGGGTGATGCTGCACAGGGAATATGGCAGCCTCTCCTCACTGGAAAAACAGACAGGTCTGTCAGGAACCCAGGAGCTCAGTGCAGAGGACCAGGGAGCTCTGAGCCCCAACGCCCTCCGCTTCAAAGACCCCTTCCTGCTGCTGGGCCTGCATGCAACCCCCCCAGAACCAGACGGCTTCTTCAGGGCTCTGTCCGCCCCCACAGGAGACACCCCAAAACCAGCCAAGCCCCCCAAGCCTGAGGGGCTGAGCAAGAAGGCCAAGCCTTCACCCCCACAGATCCCCCAACCAGGTCCTCATGACAACCTGGAGGGCGGAGCCTGGGTCAGGAACTTTGCCCACTATGATGTCCAGAGCATTCTGTTTGACCTCACGAAAGTAGCCAGCAACCGAGACAGCATCAGCCGCAAAAAGAACATCACCTCAGGGGCGTCGGCCGCCTCAACGATGCGCCCCCTCAACCAGGCCACGCCCTCCTCGCCCTCGCAGGGTGGGGGCGGTGGTGGGGGGGCTGTGGAGGACCCGGAGCAGTGTCTGCTGGACGAGGGAGACGGCAACGACAACGAACTGCTGCTCAGCTGCCCACACTTCCGTAACGAGATGGGGGGTGAGGAGCGGGCGGGCCTGGGGCGTACGCAGGGCAGAGGGGGCCTGTGGCTGAGCCTGAGGAACCCCAACGATGCAGTGTCAGTACTGGAGGAACCCAGAGAGAGCCACGTCCAGCAGCAGGGCAAGAGCAACTACTTCATAGAACATGCAGACCTGGGAGCCCACTACTACCGCAAATACTTCTACATGAAAG ATCATCAGAACTTCTTTGGTATGGACGACCGCCTGGGTCCAGTGGCCATCAGCTTCcgtagagaggagaaggagggatcCAGTGGAGCTCAGTATAACTACAGAATCATCTTCAGAACCACTGAG CTGAAGACTCTGCGAGGCTCCATCCTGGAGGAGTCCGTGCCCTCAGCGGCCCGCCACACCACCCCGCGCGGCCTGTCTCCCAAGAGGCTCCTGGAGTTCAtcatccctgacctcaacctccaCTGCCTGCGCCTGGCCTCCACCTCGCCCAAGGTCCGAGACACCCTGCTCAAGCTGGACGAACAGGGG cTGAACTTCCAGAGGAAGGTGGGAGTGATGTACTGCCGTGCAGGCCAGAGCTCTGAGGAGGACATGTACAATAACGAGAGCTCTGGGCCGGCTTTCGAAGAGTTCCTGGACCTCCTGGGGGAGCGAGTGAAGCTGAAGGGCTGGGAGAAGTACCGCGCTCAGCTGGACACCAAGA cggACTCCACGGGGATCCAGTCCCTCTACACGCGCTACCAGGACTTTGAGGTCATGTTCCATGTGTCCACCATGCTGCCGTACACAGCCAACAACACACAACAG TTGCTGAGGAAGAGGCACATAGGGAATGACATAGTGACCATAGTGTTCCAGGAGCCAGGGGCTCTGCCCTTCACTCCTAAGGCCATCCGCTCCCATTTCCAACATGTCTTCATCATCGTCCAGGTGGAACAGTCCTGCTCTGACCACACCTACTACAG ggtGGCGGTGACACGCTCCAAAGACATCCCGTTATTCGGGCCTCTGTTCCCTAAGGGTGCTCGATTCCCCCGTTCCCCTGCCTTCAGAGACTTCCTGCTGGCCAAGGCGGTGAACGCTGAGAACGCTGCCGAGAAGGCGGAGAAGTTCCGCTCCATGGCCATGCGTACACGACAGGAGTACCTGAAGGACCTGGCAGAGAACTACGTGACCACCACGCCCATCGACTCCTCCACCAAGTTCCCCCTGCTGTCACTGGGTGGCAAGCGCAAAGACAAACTGAAGGGGGCCAAGGGGGCAGAGCTTCACAGTGCTGGGGCGCTAGTCTGGGCTGTGATGGCCACCAGTGGGaatgaggaggagacaggaggacaaAAGCTGCCCTGTCTATTGGGGGTTTCAGCTGAATCAGTGGTGCTGATCGAGAGATACACACGGAGGGTGGTGTTCAACTGCTGCTGCCGCGACGTGATTGGCTGGAAAGCGGTGACAGACAGCAGGACCATCGGCTGGCCTTTCCTGGATATCTTCTATGAGAGGGGGGAGGCAGTGTTAATCAGTGTGATGGACAGCCAGGCAGAGGAGATACGGGAGATGGTGCAGAGACTGGAG CTGGTGACGCGGGGCTGCGAGGCGCGGGAGGTGACCCCGCTGCGTGACGGGGTGGGCCAGCCAGGCTTCCTGATGAGCGAGGAAGGCTTTGTGACGGACCTGCAGCGATTTGGCTATGCGGAGAGTGGGGGTCTGCAGCTGGGGGCGCGGGTGGTGCGGCTGTGTGGTCACGCCCTGGTGCACCTGGGGCCGGAGGAGAGAGCCAGACTGCTCCGCACCGCCCACAAGATCCACATCACCGTCATCCCTCCAGATGAGAACGGCAAGCCCCGCAG GAGTTTCTCAGAGTTGTACCAGAAAGCCATCCAGGATGCAGAACGTAAGCCTGGGGAGGGCCAGTCTGGAGAGGCCTGGGTACTGgacgagagggaggaggaagaagagatggaggaagaggaacGTGAACAGGGAGAGGGAAAAGAGGCAGAGACGATGGAGGGACCAGCTGaaggaggagaggctgaggagaCGGGACAGGCTGAGGAGGACCAGGGGGACCAGAGGGACCAGGGGGACCAGGACTCCCTATTCTCCACACCCAGCCTGCCTCTTTTACGGGCCACCTCCCTGCATGACCACCCCCCCAACCAGACCATGGAGGAGATCACCCCCTCCCAGATAACACGCAGCTACTCCCTAGAGTACTCCCGGGACATATGTGACGG GCATGTGTATGACAACGTGGGTGTGAAGGTGGAACGTCACATCTATGAGAACCTAGGGGAGCTGAGCGACGCCATGCCTGACCTCATTCTGGCTGTCAAACCCAAGGTGCCCCTGAACGAGGAACAg tttgtaGGGGCTGAGTTGGGTGAGCAGAGGGCATTAGCGAGTGACCCCTCCCTGTCCTCCACCCGGTTGTCGTGtctggacagagcagagagaAACTCCCGAGCTCTGAGCCTACACAACTCCATCACCAAGA